In a single window of the Salvelinus namaycush isolate Seneca chromosome 6, SaNama_1.0, whole genome shotgun sequence genome:
- the LOC120049573 gene encoding transcriptional adapter 2-beta-like — MADLGKKYCVNCLADVTNLRLRCTDCPDIELCPECFSAGAEIGNHRRWHGYQQVDGGRFTLWGPEAEGGWTSREEQSLLDAIEQYGFGNWEDMATHVGASRTPQDVMDHYVGMYIHGNLGKACVPDSIPNRVTDHTCPSGGPLSPSLTTPLPPLDVTLGEQQQLGYMPLRDDYEMEYDQEAEKLISGLSVNYDDEDVEIEMKRAHVDMYVRKLRERQRRKNVARDYNLVPVFLGRDKKEKQSTLGVVGGGVVVGAVGSLPTPTTPAVIPGAPAVPTVPKRKIPKEEKEQRVKLRGMCQFMAQREFEDLFHNMHKERVLRAKVRELQRYRRNGIARLDESAEYEAARHKREKRKENKSVATSKTGRGGGLCTGGGLGGGTGGGGVGGGVIKEEGKDGEFPAIENLAGFELLSDREKVLCNSLNLSPTRYLTVKTIIIKDHLQKSQGIPSKSRLPSYLDKVLKKRILSFLTESGWISRDAS, encoded by the exons ATGGCCGACCTAGGAAAGAAGTACTGCGTAAACTGCCTTGCAGACGTTACGAATCTGCGGCTTCGCTGTACTGACTGCCCAGATATCGAACTTTGTCCGGAGTGCTTCTCCGCGGGTGCAGAAATCGGTAATCACCGGCGATGGCACGGTTATCAGCAAGTCGACGGCGGGCGCTTCACCCTCTGGGGTCCCGAAGCGGAGGGAGGATGGACTAGCAGGGAAGAGCAGTCGCTCCTCGACGCGATCGAGCAATATGGCTTTGGAAACTGG GAGGACATGGCCACTCATGTAGGGGCATCTCGGACCCCCCAGGATGTCATGGACCACTACGTCGGCATGTACATCCATGGCAACCTGGGAAAGGCCTGCGTCCCCGACAGCATCCCCAACCGGGTGACGGATCACACCTGCCCCAGCGGCGGCCCCCTGTCCCCCAGCCTCACCACCCCCCTGCCTCCCCTGGACGTGACCCTGGGCGAACAGCAACAGCTGGGCTACATGCCGCTCCGCGACGACTATGAAATGGAGTACGACCAGGAGGCGGAGAAGCTCATCAGCGGTCTGTCGGTCAACTACGACGATGAAGACGTGGAGATCGAGATGAAGCGCGCGCATGTGGACATGTACGTGCGCAAGCTCCGCGAGCGCCAGCGCCGCAAAAATGTGGCCCGCGACTACAACCTGGTGCCCGTCTTCCTAGGCCGCGACAAGAAGGAGAAGCAAAGCACGCTGGGAGTTGTAGGTGGTGGTGTCGTCGTCGGAGCGGTGGGGAGCCTTCCGACGCCAACCACTCCCGCGGTGATACCGGGAGCTCCAGCCGTCCCGACAGTGCCGAAGCGTAAGATCCCcaaggaggagaaggagcagcGGGTCAAGTTACGGGGGATGTGCCAGTTCATGGCTCAGCGGGAGTTTGAGGACTTGTTCCACAACATGCACAAAGAGCGCGTTCTGCGCGCCAAAGTACGGGAGCTGCAGCGCTACCGCCGCAACGGCATCGCGCGACTGGACGAGTCGGCTGAGTACGAGGCGGCGCGGCACAAACGGGAGAAACGCAAGGAGAACAAGAGCGTAGCTACCTCGAAAACGGGCCGGGGCGGAGGGCTCTGCACAGGAGGAGGGCTTGGCGGAGGGACAGGAGGTGGCGGAGTGGGCGGCGGTGTCATCAAAGAGGAGGGCAAGGATGGCGAGTTCCCGGCCATAGAGAACCTGGCGGGCTTCGAGCTGCTGTCAGACCGGGAGAAGGTGCTGTGCAACTCACTTAACCTCAGCCCCACGCGCTACCTGACTGTCAAGACAATCATCATCAAGGACCATCTGCAGAAGAGCCAGGGCATTCCCTCCAAGAGCCGGCTGCCCAGCTACCTGGACAAGGTGCTCAAGAAACGCATCCTCAGCTTCCTCACAGAGAGCGGCTGGATATCCCGGGACGCGTCCTAA
- the ccdc96 gene encoding coiled-coil domain-containing protein 96, which yields MDGNAEQKENDPGSNPSTENTELKNDEQLQHTPAEEPSEEGKSTNADYSKNKADTAADEAEEVVAVEQSGQESEKASPDTAGEQATEDISAGTEGGNPAASEPVEGAGDESPTGANLPTSETFEEGEGPEMKPLIGEPLSREGSLTLEDVYNNNDDEDGPPKLDPGTPERESSVQVEEKGPSLTKETGPSIDYKEYMNFLYELQAEKDKLSQVNGQLQIKLVEYFRKKTGDDARPEKEKAVSDQEQRYQKYMAIMEDLKWQHRLDSEAAQQQAEELRQQSQEKLGLLETEWSAFMALKRDVAVTALSRRLGKQAAAVEVEQIQAAEQRRQKELVTVRLENIKLKNKTRRFEATLRAKEMLAEGLHLIDFEQLKIENQTYNEKIEERNEELLKLRKKITSTVQVLTHVKEKLQFVQMENQAKRAQLAEVEVVVARKRDVLTRTKQARDGLRMDNLKLRQRCGLLGNETLLRDFEEKVDASDDLEERLEGLKRRHAELILKCAGVKKKLEHTKP from the coding sequence ATGGATGGGAATGCAGAGCAGAAAGAGAATGACCCTGGGTCCAATCCCAGCACTGAAAACACAGAGCTGAAGAACGATGAGCAACTCCAGCATACACCAGCTGAAGAGCCCTCAGAAGAGGGTAAATCCACTAATGCTGATTACAGTAAGAATAAAGCTGACACGGCTGCAGATGAGGCTGAGGAGGTGGTAGCAGTGGAGCAGAGTGGGCAAGAGTCTGAAAAAGCTTCACCAGATACTGCAGGGGAACAGGCAACAGAGGATATCTCAgctgggacagagggagggaaccCAGCCGCTTCTGAACCAGTAGAGGGCGCTGGAGATGAGTCACCCACAGGAGCCAACCTACCAACAAGTGAGACATTCGAAGAGGGAGAGGGCCCGGAGATGAAGCCTCTAATAGGGGAGCCTCTCTCCCGCGAGGGGAGCCTCACACTCGAAGATGTCTACAACAACAACGATGATGAAGACGGACCGCCAAAACTAGACCCAGGGACTCCCGAAAGGGAGAGTTCCGTGCAGGTTGAGGAAAAGGGTCCCTCTCTAACCAAAGAGACGGGCCCCAGCATCGACTACAAAGAATACATGAACTTCCTTTATGAGTTGCAGGCGGAGAAGGACAAACTGAGCCAGGTCAATGGTCAGCTCCAGATCAAGCTGGTGGAGTACTTCCGCAAGAAGACAGGTGATGACGCACGTCCTGAGAAGGAGAAAGCCGTGTCGGACCAGGAGCAGCGCTACCAGAAGTACATGGCCATCATGGAGGACCTGAAGTGGCAGCACCGGCTGGACTCGGAGGCAGCCCAGCAGCAGGCAGAGGAGCTGAGGCAGCAGAGCCAGGAGAAGCTGGGCCTACTGGAGACCGAGTGGAGCGCTTTCATGGCACTGAAGCGCGACGTGGCCGTGACGGCCCTGAGCCGGCGCCTTGGGAAACAGGCGGCGGCGGTCGAGGTAGAGCAGATCCAGGCGGCCGAGCAGCGGCGCCAGAAAGAGCTGGTCACCGTGCGCCTGGAGAATATCAAGCTAAAGAACAAGACGCGCAGGTTTGAGGCCACACTGCGTGCCAAGGAGATGCTCGCTGAGGGCCTGCACCTCATCGACTTCGAGCAGCTGAAGATAGAGAACCAGACGTATAATGAGAAGATTGAGGAGCGCAACGAGGAGCTCCTTAAACTGCGCAAGAAGATCACCAGCACAGTCCAGGTACTAACCCATGTGAAGGAGAAGCTCCAGTTCGTGCAGATGGAGAACCAGGCCAAGCGGGCCCAGTTGGctgaggtggaggtggtggtggccAGGAAGAGGGATGTGCTGACCAGGACCAAGCAGGCCAGGGATGGCCTCCGCATGGACAACCTGAAGCTGCGCCAGCGCTGCGGCCTGCTGGGCAACGAGACCCTGCTGAGGGACTTTGAGGAGAAGGTGGACGCCTCAGACGACCTGGAGGAGAGGCTGGAGGGGCTGAAGAGGAGGCACGCAGAGCTCATACTGAAGTGTGCCGGGGTCAAGAAGAAACTGGAGCACaccaaaccctaa
- the grpel1 gene encoding grpE protein homolog 1, mitochondrial, translating into MASWCVRAVKQSYSVVASPSIIRASPRLLCTAAQQKSVQGSEEDQNAEQSAAEKVLAEEKGQLEEQLKEVTDKYKRALADTENLRTRSQKMVEDSKLYGIQGFCKDLLEVADILEKATESVPSEEVSSQKNPHLKNLYDGLVMTDKQIQKVFTKHGLVKLNPDGGQKFDPYEHEALFHAPVEGKEPGTVAIVTKVGYKLHGRTLRPALVGVAKAP; encoded by the exons ATGGCGAGCTGGTGTGTACGAGCTGTAAAACAGAGTTACTCTGTTGTAGCATCTCCTTCAATAATAAG GGCATCCCCACGGCTCCTATGCACAGCAGCCCAGCAGAAAAGTGTCCAGGGGTCAGAGGAGGACCAGAATGCTGAGCAGAGCGCAGCAGAGAAGGTCCTTGCTGAGGAGAAGGGCCAGCTGGAGGAGCAGCTCAAAGAGGTCACG GACAAGTACAAGCGGGCCCTGGCAGACACGGAGAACCTGAGGACGAGGAGTCAAAAGATGGTGGAAGACTCAAAGTTGTATG GAATCCAAGGGTTCTGCAAAGACCTGCTGGAGGTGGCGGACATCTTGGAGAAGGCGACGGAAAGCGTGCCCAGTGAGGAGGTGTCCTCTCAGAAGAACCCCCACCTGAAGAACCTGTACGACGGCCTGGTGATGACAGATAAACAGATCCAGAAGGTATTCACCAAGCACGGCCTGGTCAAGCTCAACCCAGACGGAGGGCAGAAGTTCGACCCCTATGAGCACGAGGCTCTATTTCACGCCCCTGTGGAGGGTAAAGAGCCCGGCACGGTCGCCATAGTAACCAAGGTGGGCTACAAACTCCACGGGCGCACCCTCCGGCCGGCATTGGTGGGCGTGGCCAAAGCCCCTTGA
- the LOC120049469 gene encoding uncharacterized protein LOC120049469: protein MMGCLVVTGVLLVILLFHPPAAQMESPDTDVEAVRLEEFCLKISDDSHCTSAEPEPRQTVTNKEAAERTQLAIFSPSDDKEDINSTLQPAVNSSSLVANFMDIPPGRGELGPIEREGCRCKTWQEHTTDQSLVMSIEFRFPAPDVCNSTEIIETLADGRKVCVNTSLTRYLAPLFGPSTDPDWEGTTTPSPNTSAVSSSPTTQTEEQMSMTPPWELSMKLSFDDFPVTSEQGQARPASPAPLGPPPPPGSPEPNGSTRRIGERGPSLQRCKCIKKDGRRIVRLISKIEYYPPSPRCNDLEVIATLKTSGQEICLDVTAPWVRRVLEKFNLVRLSLKEFT, encoded by the exons TGGAGAGCCCAGATACAGATGTGGAAGCCGTGAGGTTAGAAGAGTTTTGTCTGAAAATCTCTGATGATTCGCACTGTACAAGCGCTGAACCAGAGCCCAGACAAACAGTTACCAACAAGGAGGCAGCTGAGAGAACACAACTGGCAATATTTTCACCGTCAGATGACAAGGAAG ATATAAACTCCACTCTTCAACCGGCTGTCAATTCTTCATCACTTGTGGCGAACTTCATGG ACATCCCACCAGGCCGCGGGGAACTGGGGCCGATAGAGAGGGAAGGATGTCGCTGCAAGACGTGGCAGGAACACACAACTGACCAGTCTCTTGTCATGAGCATAGAGTTCAGGTTCCCTGCACCGGACGTGTGTAACTCCACAGAgatcat TGAGACACTGGCAGATGGTAGGAAGGTTTGTGTGAATACCTCTCTCACAAGATACCTTGCACCACTGTTTGG GCCTTCAACTGACCCAGACTGGGAAGGGACCACAACCCCCAGCCCAAACACCTCTGCAGTATCCTCGTccccaaccacacagacagaggaacaAATGAGCATGACACCACCATGGGAATTAAGCATGAAATTATCTTTTGATGATTTCCCTGTAACTAGTGAACAGGGACAAGCACGCCCAGCATCTCCAGCACCCCTAGGACCCCCACCACCCCCAGGCTCACCAGAACCCAATGGGTCCACAAGACGCATTGGAGAACGGGG GCCTAGTCTGCAGAGATGCAAGTGCATCAAGAAGGACGGCAGAAGGATAGTAAGGCTCATCTCTAAAATAGAGTATTACCCACCCTCTCCACGCTGCAACGATTTGGAGGTTAT TGCAACTCTGAAGACGTCAGGTCAAGAGATTTGCTTGGATGTCACTGCACCCTGGGTCCGCAGAGTCCTGGAGAAATTCAACTTAGTCAGACTCTCCTTGAAGGAGTTCACCTAA